The Trichomycterus rosablanca isolate fTriRos1 chromosome 15, fTriRos1.hap1, whole genome shotgun sequence genome contains a region encoding:
- the LOC134328855 gene encoding histone H1-like, translating to MVEEAPAPASSAPAKAPKKKTAAKPKKAGLSVGELIVKAVSASKERSGVSLAALKKALSAGGYDVEKNNSRVKLTVKSLVTKNILVQTKGTGASGSFKLNKKQTEEKKPAAKKAAAPKVKKAAKKPAAAKKPKKVTAKKPAAKKSPKKVKKPAAAAKKTTKSPKKAKKPATPKKAAKSPKKAKAAKPKTAKPKAAKAKKAAPKKK from the coding sequence atggtagaagaagctccagcaccggccagctcggcccccgccaaggctcctaaaaagaagaccgcggccaaacccaagaaagcgggtctcagcgtcggcgagctgatcgtcaaagctgtttccgcttccaaggagaggagcggcgtgtccctggccgccctgaagaaagctctgtctgcaggtggatacgacgtggagaagaacaactcccgcgtcaaactcaccgtcaaaagcctggtgaccaagaacatcctggtgcagaccaagggcaccggcgcctcaggctctttcaagctcaacaagaagCAGACCGAGGAGAAGAAACCCGCGGCCAAAAAAGCCGCCGCTCCTAAAGTGAAAAAAGCCGCAAAGAAACCCGCCGCTGCAAAGAAGCCCAAGAAGGTAACAGCCAAGAAGCCCGCAGCTAAGAAGTCCCCCAAGAAGGTCAAGAAACCCGCTGCTGCCGCTAAGAAAACCACCAAGAGCCCCAAGAAGGCTAAGAAGCCGGCGACCCCCAAGAAGGCAGCCAAGAGTCCTAAAAAAGCCAAGGCAGCCAAACCTAAGACCGCTAAGCCCAAAGCGGCCAAGGCCAAAAAAGCTGCACCCAAAAAGAAGTAA